The Alosa sapidissima isolate fAloSap1 chromosome 8, fAloSap1.pri, whole genome shotgun sequence genome segment TTACCTCAGACGAAAGAGGAGACTATTTTAAAACAGGACAGAAATACAGGCCTTacgtgtgtgtcaatgtgttgcCCACGGAGACATGCTATATTTATTCTCACAACCTAAACACACCCTGAACACTCCCAAATCAGGCTGTGCCAAACAcagttctgtgtatgtgtgtctttttgaTATACAGTAGTCATTTGATAAAGAAGTATAGGGGCTTTTAAGCATTGTTTGAGATGTTTTTAAAAAGCTTTCTaattataaatgtgtgtgtgtgtgtgtgtgtgtgtgtgtgtggtatgctcAGGTatgtcagagaaagagaaacaagtTGTGAGAAAGCTGAAGGAGGTGGTTGACCAGCAAAAGTGTGAGATCCAAAACAAAGATCATGAGCTCATGCTGAAGAGTGAAGACTTGGAGGCCGTGaggaaacgcacacacacatacaaattcaCACAGCAGCAAAACCCCAAAAAGAACACCACATTCTTACCTCGCACCTTTCTGTAATAATAAGTTACTCATTGTGTGCTCTAAGTATTTACATTTGAGATTTgtccctctaccccccccccccccccacacacacacacatacacacatacccactaTCAGCTCCAGATGCAGCAGCACAGGCTGATGCGGATGAACCAGGAGCTGCGGCAGCGCGTGGGGCTGGTGGAAGCGCAGGGCAAGGCGGTGATCCAGCAGCGCTCCCAGCTGGAGGCCGAGGCCCAcgcgcagcagcaggagctggGGGAGCTGCGCAGGGAGCTGGCCCGCCTGAGGGATGACCGGCAGGAGGGGGCGCCGCTGAGCGCGCACACCACcccacagacacagaggagacGCAGGGCCAAGAGGCCGAGCACAGTGGAGAAGGAAAAGGTTGGGAAGCTGCTATTGTTATTTGCCGCTCTGTCTGTGCGGATGCACTTAAAGACCTGGTGTAGCAGAGAGTATTTGTAGAGCCAGTAAATGTCTGACAAGGTGtggatgtatgcgtgtgtgtctgtgtgtgtgtgtgtgtgtgtgtgtgtgtgtgtggtatgaacATGGAATCTTTCAGccctgttttgtgtttgtgtgcagaagCGCCAGCAGCCCCCTGCAGAGGCAGCTGCAGGAGCGCGCTCAGTGGAGGCCTCGCTGTGGGTGGAGTGTGGGATGGATCAGGACTTCCTGTCTCAATGCTGTGGCCCtgcagacagcccagcccaccCGTCTGTCTCCCACAACACAggctcctcctccccctcaccTACACACAACACCAGCCCTGGCATTGAAGATGAGGAGGTGTCTGATTTGCTATGGGTAAACAAACATCTCCCAGTCACTTAAGTTGAcctgtgcttgtgcttgtctCACAGTGAATGTTTGCATGCCAGTGGCTGAGGTCATTTCCAGTTCAGGTTCCCATGCTCTgactctttgtttgttttttcgtaAACTAGATCATACTTTGTCAAAATAAAGAATCAGATAGAACAGCAGTGTTTTACAGTTCTCAGCATTTCTGCTATTTAATTGCTATAGAAAGGATTTTGTTGTATAAGGTCTTCAGTTATGCCTGGTTTTCAGCTATCCCTGGCTCTTAAATAGGATTTGTTCCCACTGgcagtgtgttttgtttgtgcttgtgtatgtatgtatgctgcgTGTGTTATGTCTATCTCATGACATGTATTTGGTGTGATGGTGGTTCCCTCAGTTAGCCCCTACTGGTCCCACGGAGGACATTTGAAGACCTTTCaactgtaattaattaataaacagCATTAGCCGCTGTAGTCTTCAGGTAATTCCACAGATGAGCATCAGCTTGTTTGAGGGTTGAGTTGTGTTTTAAGGCCACTGCTGTGGTCAGGCCAGTGACTCGTTCCATGCATGTTACCCTTCTATAGGTACAAGGATGAATATGTGATTCAGCCCTTTAGTTTGCTCATTAAGCTTCAGTCAGAAAAAACCTCAGTCAGTATGTTGAAAATGTTCCAGGCCTGCAAAGGCTTGTGGTGAcattgacagtgtgtgtgtgtgtgtgtgtgtgtgtgtgtgtgtgtgtgtgtgtgtgggtcaccaCCAGGAGGCGTTacaagaggaggagcagcaggagttGGACGTTGAGCAGGCCGGCTCTGGCCGCTCCAGCGTGGAGCAGGGGGAGTCCAGCCCGCCTCGCTTCACCCTGCAGGACCTGCAGGAAGTGCTGCAGGAGCGCAACGAGCTCAAGTCCCAGGTGTTCATGCTGCAGGAGGAACTGGCCTACTATAAAAGGTGCACTCaatggcacacacgcacacacacacacacacacacacacacacacacacacacacacacatacacacatactcacttcAGTAGGTttcaactgacacacacactaggaatGAGATCCGACTCACACATTACATATTCTTCTCAACTTTGGAAGGGATACAAGTTCACAGCCAATAAATGTGGTGGacgctataggctacatgcttATATGTATtcttcatgaaaatgtgcctaTATGAAATAACTGACTTTTCCCTTTCAGTGAGGATCAGGAAGAATTCTTGCTTCCCATAAATCCAATGCCCTCAACGCCACCATCCCCACCgtccaatgagcagcaggagTCTGGGATCAAACGCTTGTAAGCTCTGTACTCACGAACCTTGATCactgttaaagctgcagttggcaagatttttttgatcatattcactgaaaccgacactatgctccgacaaaacaacataaatcagccagttttagaaaaaaaaacgcacttctatctccacctagagcctattatttgttttgcaaaaatccacagctcccggttcttctggtccaatcagagcagggctgtgtgagatctgactgtcaatcacagtctggtgtgcactgacgagcacatTTTTGATGAGtcggtgctcggtggtagtgggggaggggcatgagagttgtaaacattcaagattttggctaagtccc includes the following:
- the LOC121715897 gene encoding RILP-like protein 1 isoform X1, with the translated sequence MDNCGKALEKNPADLTVMDVYDIAAVMGQEFERIIDQYGCESLTRIMPKVVRVLEILEVLVGRNNISAETEDLRLELDRLRLERRDRLEREKRHQKELELVEDMWRGESQELLSQIAELQSQNKGLMSSLALRDNLSDQEKLQQDGMSEKEKQVVRKLKEVVDQQKCEIQNKDHELMLKSEDLEALQMQQHRLMRMNQELRQRVGLVEAQGKAVIQQRSQLEAEAHAQQQELGELRRELARLRDDRQEGAPLSAHTTPQTQRRRRAKRPSTVEKEKKRQQPPAEAAAGARSVEASLWVECGMDQDFLSQCCGPADSPAHPSVSHNTGSSSPSPTHNTSPGIEDEEVSDLLWEALQEEEQQELDVEQAGSGRSSVEQGESSPPRFTLQDLQEVLQERNELKSQVFMLQEELAYYKSEDQEEFLLPINPMPSTPPSPPSNEQQESGIKRLIFTAVMPMVAAGLISDDPTLLPIRRLISFVRSLTSV
- the LOC121715897 gene encoding RILP-like protein 1 isoform X3, yielding MALGRAVIPHYRTRKTAVMGQEFERIIDQYGCESLTRIMPKVVRVLEILEVLVGRNNISAETEDLRLELDRLRLERRDRLEREKRHQKELELVEDMWRGESQELLSQIAELQSQNKGLMSSLALRDNLSDQEKLQQDGMSEKEKQVVRKLKEVVDQQKCEIQNKDHELMLKSEDLEALQMQQHRLMRMNQELRQRVGLVEAQGKAVIQQRSQLEAEAHAQQQELGELRRELARLRDDRQEGAPLSAHTTPQTQRRRRAKRPSTVEKEKKRQQPPAEAAAGARSVEASLWVECGMDQDFLSQCCGPADSPAHPSVSHNTGSSSPSPTHNTSPGIEDEEVSDLLWEALQEEEQQELDVEQAGSGRSSVEQGESSPPRFTLQDLQEVLQERNELKSQVFMLQEELAYYKSEDQEEFLLPINPMPSTPPSPPSNEQQESGIKRLIFTAVMPMVAAGLISDDPTLLPIRRLISFVRSLTSV
- the LOC121715897 gene encoding RILP-like protein 1 isoform X2; amino-acid sequence: MDNCGKALEKNPADLTVMDVYDIAAVMGQEFERIIDQYGCESLTRIMPKVVRVLEILEVLVGRNNISAETEDLRLELDRLRLERRDRLEREKRHQKELELVEDMWRGESQELLSQIAELQSQNKGLMSSLALRDNLSDQEKLQQDGMSEKEKQVVRKLKEVVDQQKCEIQNKDHELMLKSEDLEALQMQQHRLMRMNQELRQRVGLVEAQGKAVIQQRSQLEAEAHAQQQELGELRRELARLRDDRQEGAPLSAHTTPQTQRRRRAKRPSTVEKEKKRQQPPAEAAAGARSVEASLWVECGMDQDFLSQCCGPADSPAHPSVSHNTGSSSPSPTHNTSPGIEDEEVSDLLWEALQEEEQQELDVEQAGSGRSSVEQGESSPPRFTLQDLQEVLQERNELKSQVFMLQEELAYYKSEDQEEFLLPINPMPSTPPSPPSNEQQESGIKRLIFTAVMPMVAAGLISDDPTLLPIRRLISFV